The sequence below is a genomic window from Lycium ferocissimum isolate CSIRO_LF1 chromosome 9, AGI_CSIRO_Lferr_CH_V1, whole genome shotgun sequence.
gttgttgatgctccaGGGGAAGATGATGTGGTTGGTCAGCAAGCAGCTGCTATTGATGTTCCAGAGAGTTCTCTCAGAAGATCTATTAGAGAGAAAGTGCATTTATCTCGTTATTCTCCCAATGAGTTTGTACTCTTGGTCGATGGGGAAGAAATGAAAGTTTTGATGAGGCCATGGATagtgaagaaaaggaaaggtGGTTTGATGCTATGCAAGATGAGATTAAATCCTTGCATGATAATCATACATTTGATCTGGTTAAGCTTTCCAGAGACAGAAAAGCTTTGAAAAACAGGTGGGTTTTAGGGTGAAACATGAAGATGGTAACCCAGTTCCACGGTATAAGGCTAGATTGGTTGTCAAGAGCTTCAATCAGAAAAAGggagttgattttgatgaaatcttTTCTCCAGTTGTGAAGATGTCATTAATTTAGGTTGTCCTAGTCTTGCCTGCGAGTCTAGATTTAGAGTGTTGCTTGATCGCCGGGATGGCGGTTTCCTCCACATAGTCGGGAGGGGGAGAattgttaggtttttgggttttcccttcctatgtggaattggattaataaaacccaatccaattagttttttgggttttcccttcctgtgtggaattggattaataaaatccaatccaatttggaccaggccaattttgcccaaaatttcctctatatataggatcaatttagaTCTTATTTTgagaacacaagagtgaattcatagcagccatatagagagaaaaacgtgagagaCAAAGCAGATTTTCGTCCAGAAATTTTTTGCTACAGCAGTCTGCTTTAAATTGCATTTTTcgattcgttaaccgttggatcatgctgaaatttgaactgggggttctcaacatctggttcttcgaCTTCAACGGTGGAGATCGGATTTTGTGGTCTGTAGCTCCATTTTTCGAGTACGAACAGTAGCTCATttttgggggtgatttctctcttttcttggctagttttggtgctatcttttatgtattgttctttccgtgcttggctttgttgttgtagccatttggagaacattttTGTAACTCTTTTTGtttatagtggagcttttgtgggctggaggtcccgtggatgtttcctcttcaccttgaaggggttttacggttttaccacgtaaatttggtgtcacttctattcgatttatttttgcttgctttgctattttattgttggtatagctgCTGCCCAGATTTtcatttgtgctagtgtttattgtcttctcttggttcaaatagtgtgggaagtttcaacttgggtatttcttccgctgttacctcatcgtgcaatttggttattgcttgtttattCCCGACACGCCGTGGGGTGGGGCATTTGACAAAACCTGGttgttgtgaaaaaaaaatctttgcaGTTGAAGTGGAAAAAATGTGCTTAAAGCTGAAACTATGTTGGACAAAAATTTCACATGGAGCATTTGTAAATGTTGAGATCCAGTGTTTGAAATCTTAAAAAATTAAGGAGGATTTAAGTGAAAAAATAGTTTTCACGACTAGCAATTTCTTGTTCTAATgaactttaattttcttttctaatttcaaTTTAAATATGTTGTTTTTATCTTGTATCCAATTCCAATATCGTGGTAACGGctaagggtcaaaaatacccctctattttgaaaaaagggctaaaaatatcctccgaacttattttgggtcaaaaatacccctcccatccttaaagttttcaaatatacccctgtcttgacggaaattatccgccaaaataacccgaaatcattctttaaacccgctccatcatttaaacccgaccgaactaaataataacccataagatccccttattcccccaatacgtaggtaTGAAGCTTGAgagaattgggggaataaggggatcttatgggttattatttggttgggtcgggtttaaatgatggagcgggtttaaataatgaatttgggttattttggtaaTTCCGTGCCGAggtgggtatatttgaaaactggGATGacggagggtatttttgacccaaaataagtttggaggatatttttagcccttttcccaaagtagagggatattttcgacccttttccctattattAATGTATTTCGCTGGACATAAATATCATAATTATTAATTTGTCATAAACGTACGAGTTCAATAAAAAGTTAGAAAGTGCCTTTGAAAACGTTATGTAATGCGTTTCTAAAAAAAGGCTCGTCATAAATTGAACAGTGCTCCACAGTACAAAAACACCACTGAGATTCAGGAGAAAATGAAAATCCTAGTatgcgtttggccatgaaaaccaaatatttttcactttatttggcattttggaattggaattgtgtttggttatagtttttacaaaaaatatttggttgtttgaatgtattaaaagtgaaaacaagttttttggtgtttttcaaattttcatggccaaacgctgattcggaaaaaaagtgaaaaaaaattccgtaaaaaagtgaataatactcctggccaaacgggtccttaaaATCTTTTAACAAGGAACAATATTATAAAATGAAACTTCTGTATAACTTTAATCTAAATTGAAAATGCAGGTTTGCTTTGTGCTTCGCTTAATCATGTAGTATGCCTTGTATCTTGAATTTATATAAAATCTCCAATTAATTATACTTTCAACGGAAAAGGcttaaatatgccatcgaactattggaaatgactcatttatgccactcgtcaatagtttggctcatttatgccatcgaactacacgaaatggctcatttatgccatcgaactataggaaatggctcatttatgccactcatcaatagtttgacttatGTATGTCATCgctcgttaccaaaatgactcattcatgctatttttcattaacgccgattTTATAATACAAGATATGACACGTGCCCTCCAATTAGAGATCTACGTCATTTAATTAAActagcccaattttaaataccaaattaacaaaAGATTCAACCCATACACCCtgcccacccacaaccataacctagttggaggccacgtgtcatatatggtattgtaaaatcaggtttaatgaaatatggcatggataagtcattttggtaacagacagtgacataaatgagtcaaactattgataagtggcataaatgagtcatttcctatagttcaatggcataaatgagtcattcctatagttcaatggcataaatgagtcattcctatagttcgatggcataaatgagccaaactattgacgagtggcataaataagtcatttccgatagttcaatggcatttttgagccttttccgtactTTCAAAGATGGTCCAATTGCCCCTCATCACCCATTCCCTTTCAAGAGTACTTAAACAAACATTAGAAGGAAATGAAGGGCGTTCGGAGTCTAAAgagtataaaaatacacggtataaactAAAAGGGGGCTGCCTTTTATTTATATACCAAAacgggtataacgtggactcctccacgttataccccaattttttttttgcattgtcagaatcacaaaaaaaaaaaaaaaaaaaaaaaaatttaatggtataacgtggatcagtccacgttttacaacatatattttttcctccccaacgttttacaaaaataGTTTGTAAGACGATGgctctatttaaatcatattcggctgtgtttttaattaaaaaaatttattgattttttttaatttttaaagcatacAGTTAATTTCAGTGATTAActtaaacaaatattttaacatatgcaataattaaatatgtgttatatatgctaacataaataaaaaataaaatataagttaaataaacgtcacacattaAGTGAGtagtaaatgttaaattacatactaactattaaacggcacaagacatattatatattcttggaagattacataaggaaacaacgattgtacaacttaagaaaaaacacaaaaacCAACAAGCAATAACAACTACTGATTCCTGTTGGGGCAGCGATTCTTGTTATGACCTGTTTGCTTGCACGTACTACACTTTCTAGCCATGCGAGCAGGAgctatatccatttcattcctccttctAGTTGTAGTCCGCGCTCCTGAAGTTCGCACGTATTCAGTGTTTGCAATTAAACTGAAGGGAGAAGGTGGCCAATATGCCTCATCACCCAACGGTGAAAAATTTCCACTGTACGTTTGGTTGTAAAACCTGCAACTGTAGTACTTGCTAACATAGGTCTTTGGTTGAATTCCGCGGATATCACAAAATTTAATGGCATGTGAACATGGCATATGGTAGTTTCTCCACTTCCCACACGAACACTTTTTCCCTTCGGCAGAGACTTTATGGATATTTCCGCCTTTACATTCGTGTGCAAATGTCAGAATCTCAAAGACCCTTTGTTTGCATTGTATTCTTTTGCATGTCAAGATGTATCTTTAGGGACCTCTCTAgtattcatcaaacttcttttcaacAAATACACGCGCGGCCAAAACTTTTTATCCGCAATCAACAAATCAGCAAGGGTgcttctctcaatattcataGCAAGAAGATACGTAGTACCCCGAATATCAAACTCATCGTCAGTGGGTGCTTCAACATTAGTGGAGCGTTCAACAGTTGCATACATGTCAAGTGTCGCTATGCTGATATGATTGCTAAATATATCAGGACTTCGAAGAAATAACGATAAGGAGTCATCATCCGAAATAAAAGTTTCCTCGTAAATGGGAAATCCCCTAGCCGTAATTGATGTTGGATATCGTCCAGTGATAACCACTGAAAGGCTAGGAtcagttatggccattttgcttatgaaaacaCGTTGTAGACGATCGTATTTGAGGGAAATTGGAAACCTTTGTATGGCTCCCGGACCACGGTTATATCTCACTGAACCTTCTTCGCACATAACTTCACCACCCCAATATAAATTAACTCTTACATAATTTTCCGCCATATTATTTTCAAGAGAATAcaaatgtaaaaatgaatggagAATGcaagagagaagtggagaattcttgaaaaatgaagTCTACAAGAGAGATATATAGAATAcaagagagaagtggagaattcAGACAGATATGCAGAATACAAATCTTAACtggtatataaaaaaaaatgtttcacgGACCTTTGAATATCATAATGCTGATgttgaaaaaatttatttaatgtttGATTTTACGACTGCAAGCTTGATTTGACGATTGCATGGCAGATTTGACGACTGCATGCATTCTCagctttaacaaaaaaaaaatttacaaattattttacTATTTTGCTTTTACAGCTGCATGCGTGATTTGACGACTGCATGGATTCTCTGGcgtaaaaaaaatttcaagaatcaattaTTGCTACATTAGCCGGCCAACGTTTACCAATTGAGAAAATGAATTGTTGCAAAACGTTGGCAGTTTTGCAGTAATTGATGCATGAAACTTTTTTTATACACATTATAGCTGAGAATCCATGCAGTCGTTAAATCTGTCATGCAATCGTAAAATCAAGGATGCaattgtttttgttgtaaaACGTTGGCAAGCATTCAAATGTGACCTTTattcaaaacataatatgtatactTGAAAGGTTACATAACAATTGAGATTTGAGATAAattcaataattaataaaaattcaatttttatagTGTCCCTTGGTCCCCcgcacccccccccccgccctccTTCCGTGCCACATGTAGTTTCTTTGGCGCTCTCGTTTTGATCTACGTTGGTGAACCTCCGCCTGTATCACACCCTCATCCTGTAAATTCcataaaaaatagaagttatttttgtatgattggattccTTAGATAAATTTTCTTAGCAATTGATTTAATTGTCTACgtaaaattggacagcatctcccctgtaacaAGGACTTCCTCCAATACCATATACCAACACAAACAACCAAAGTAACCAAGACAAAACACCACATAACAACCACAAGTCACCATATCACTCCTTAAAGACTTCTTAATCTAATTTAATAGATAAACACTTTGAATAAAAAGCTAACCTGTGGCTCTAAAGTTTGTACATCAGGCACAGGAATGTGTGAGGATCCAACATCAAATGCCATGGGAGACTatgcaaaataaataatatagacACATAAGATTGCCATTACATTAATGAAATTAAACAAGATACAAGCTATTTGAGTGGTTAGAATACTCACGTCAGTAAAGCTCAGTCTCCTCCCAATTGAAGAGCTCTGTCCAATGAATGCAGGTAAAGGACCTTCAGTCATCCCATAAGAGTTGCCTGTCTGAACACCAAACTGTTGGGCCATAACTGCGAGGCTAATATGCTCAGACGATGCGAATGCCTGAAAAGGCCCCTCACGTCTGATTACAGCCGGTGATTGGAACTCGGGAGCAGACGTCGATGAGCTGGACATACCAAAATCTATTATTGAGTAATATGCATCGTCAGTTGCAGGCATCGTTGAGCTGGGCGTATCTTTATCAAAATGAACCTCTTCCTCATTAACCAACTAGTGATCCACGGGACCTCGACCCCGTCTGTTACCTGCTTGGCATCCTCTACCACGCGCCGCAGGTCTTGGTACATTAGGACGTTGACGACGAGGAACTTCCACAGTAGGCGGCTCAACATACTCTGCCGGTGGTGTATAATTGGGAGCGAAACTCAACATTGTCCCCAGAGAGGCAGCAGCCATGGACTCTGTATTAATGTGGCTAAACATTTCTGCTAATTCCTTCACTTCATTACACTTGGTTGGATCTTGGATAGTCCCCTGAGCCAACCTGTTGGATTCTTGATGTCCtaaagcctaaaaaaaaaaaaatttaaattataaaatttgATAGTGGTCTAAGACACATATAAAGACATCAAACATCTAATAGAATGTAATGTACGTACCAGTGCCTCATGCCTGCCTGTCATGTGTTGGTATCCTTTATTCACATTATGCGTAGGATTTCCTATGAAAGTGCGCGAGTAACGTCGATACCAACAAAAATACTCTGATAATGACTCTGGGTCTTGAGTTTCATACTCGGCCAGAATTACCCTTTGTCGACGATTTTCCCACAAAAAGTCCGTTTGTATAAAATTTTGTTGATTCTCCACTATTATAGCATACCGCTTGTCACGTTTGTAATGAAAAGGATCAATCTCAGCACATGGTCCATTAATGATGGCCTCCGAATAAGGCTGCCACACAAACGACGatagaaagaacataaaattatatgataataaaataaataaattacacaTAAGCATAACTATTATATCAAAACGCCATTAACAaccataattatgataaaatatctGACCATCTATTAGGTTGTCCAATATATCTCTACATATGGGTAGCACAACACGTGCTTCATTTTCGCGAGCTTTACGATGAGTCCACTTTCGTGCAAGAGCCGTGTATGGATGAAGGGCCCTAGGTGGTGGCTGCATCGGTATAATTCGCCCTCAAGCCCAaacct
It includes:
- the LOC132031767 gene encoding uncharacterized protein LOC132031767; the protein is MPATDDAYYSIIDFGMSSSSTSAPEFQSPAVIRREGPFQAFASSEHISLAVMAQQFGVQTGNSYGMTEGPLPAFIGQSSSIGRRLSFTDSPMAFDVGSSHIPVPDVQTLEPQDEGVIQAEVHQRRSKRERQRNYIFNDCMDSQL